aattctggcaataatttgtattattttattttaattttattcaatcagGTATATCAACAGTGCAAACAAAAACATGGATAAAAACGTGACAATATAcaattaacttatatttatgatagatgtacacaacatttttaattaacatcagttataagtaggtacttaaaattaattaactattgatacaaatataagtgacagtttaaaaaaagactaaggttattaatttatataaacaaacacaGCAAGCtgatttaactatttatttactacagGCACAAACAGCAGATTAAGTTTTACATAGAGTTACTTTTGCAAACTTTGAAACATGCATGACTTGCGGCGACCGGCACGTAtatagaactattgaaatattgccgctgTAAACGCATCTAGAAGTAGGTACGTGCGCACAAATTGCTAATCTTCACTTATACACTAGCTTCCGGTTTCAACCCTTCCAAATTCTGGGATATAAATAGCATAAAGCAATCAGGAATAATtgaccttttatttatttatttattttaggaagattTACAGACAAATTACATCAGTAGAGGTTAAACACAGTATATGGTCTtatgctaattacaaatctTCGCCAGTAAATTACCAAGTAGTACTTAAGGGCTTATAATGTTACattggatatattttgttgttgttaattagctttgatttaattatcataattgttTGTAACATAGTGAAAAATGagagaaaaaaaagttatattattattgttttatcataatgtttgcaaaaagaaatcatttgccaatatttttttagtacatgCTGTGGTGGTGCAAAACAGGTCAATATCGTGCGATAATTGATTAAATGAATTAGATGCTCTAATAATAAATGAGTTTACTCTGTATTTAGTTTTGGTCTGAGGTATATTTAAGATAGCTCTGTGTCTAAGTCTTAAGGTATTAGTTTTTAGGTAAATCATACGTAGCAATTCAGGACAGTCAACGTTTCCGTTCGCGATGTTCATAAGATAGCAAATGTCGCTAATACTACGCCTGGTTTCCAGCGGTAAAAAGTGGTACCTTCTGCATCTCTGGTAGTACCTAGTCTTTTGAATGCTAGTGACACTTGAAATcaagaaactttaaaaatatcatttgtatGCGTTCGATTCGATGTTTATAGACTTTGTATTGGGGGTTCCATATTTGCGACGCATACTCAAGGTGGCTCCGAACGTAggcacaatataatattttaagtgttttgaTGCTGTGAAAATTTGTCGATCTTCGAATAACAAAACCCAACATCTTCGATGCTTTTTTAACTATAAGATTTATGTGTTTGTCAAAAAGAAGCTTTGAATCGTGGACCACTCCAAGATCTTTGATCTCCTGCGTCGGGTAAATGATATATAAAAGCATTTCGATATATTTAAGTCCAATTTGTTACATGAGCAGTAGGTTTCAAATCTGTGCAGGTCGGATTGGAGATCGTCAATATCTGAAGCATTTAGTATCACCTTGAGTATTTTCATGTCATCGGCgaacaataatattttcgaaTGATGAAAGCAGTGTTTAATATCAGAAATGAAGATGTTGAATAATAATGGTCCTAGTATTGAGCCCTGGGGTACACCAGATAGAATTGGAGCCCAAGCTGAGGTGTAGCCACTTAATATAGGTAACTGAACTGAACTGGAAGATTATTCAGAATCAGAGCCAATATCGATCAAACAAAccatttgatttttataaatcaacatCGTAACCAAGCAGCGATCTGCATGTTCCCGTTTGAAGTTTATTGTAGACATCGTAAATACTAGATTGTATGACACTTAACATCTTACAGCTCGGTGACTTTCAAGCGCCTGATGGAATTTGCAATGCAATGAACAAAATGTCgaccaataaaaaaagttgtatccTATAATACCTGTTAGGCGTTTAGTGTcttatcgttttatttttattatatttgtcttttattttaaataaagagaattagatataatttctgtttattcttataatttatattgagtgtgagttaccgcaataaacgtattttctttcttaCATTGGCTGATTTACTTGCAATCTTCATTACCTCGTCACATTTCCTTAACGATCCCAGTATAGAACATGAAAATTACATATCACCTGGTATCTTTACTTGTAAGTACCTTCTGTTGATATCAAGTCGAATCGTCGAAATATAATACGCATTTCCATGGTGACatcattttctttctttcaaaacaataaattaaaaatcaatacaatacTTACTTTCTTtgaatgtattataaactgGATATCACAGGTTTGAGATTTTCTCGTACTTGTGACCAGTAATGGACGGTTATTGCTTCTTTGCAACGTTTTTCTGTTATACTGTGTTGATGTTCATTAATTCAGTGccggtataattttattatttttcttttttagtgtataactgttttctgttccttttaaataaaataaaatatgttattgacTCATTATTGCACACTGCTATCCAATTAACTGTATTTAAAGAAATCCGAAGATGGTTACCGTTTAGTAACGTTTCAAGATGaacaagatttttatttgtttatttctactcGGAGTTGTCGTCGCATCCACCATGGGTATCGTGTCAtactttttaaagattttttttaactaggaTATATGGCATAATGTTTTATGTGGTAAAGCCTCGCTatagtacttaattatttagttttgtgcAATATTAATAGGTACTTAATACTTGGATAAAATTATTGCCAGGTGCCAGCGACTGCACGCTACCGCTCCGCAAAGGTCCGTGCCAAGGCAGATATCACaggtaattttacaaaaaaaagtattcttttttaaagaaaagaaaattaactGGAAACTTAAGTTATCTGATGAggtttactaaaataaaatttattttaaacaggaATTATGAGCATACGTAgcgctattttataaaaattagacCGACTGCAGATAACTTGGATCcatattttactacatttaATTGAGTGAAACTTactaaaaaattaatatttgaattaataatacagTTTCACATAAATCCTACATTAAATCTTctacaaaataatgaatatttatatgaacAAGCTTCTGAGtgcctacaatttttgttatAGCAATCATGCTAGACTACAATAACAAGTTTTGTTAGgcggaataaattaaaaacgaatCAAGTGCATACGTAAATTACCCtatttacgtttaaaaatatgtatttttttccatttcagCTACTACTTTGACGTAAAATCTCGGCAGTGCAAGCCATTCGTCTATTCGGGATGCGGTGGCAACGGAAACCGTTTTTACAGCATTGACGAATGTGAATTTGCCTGCCACTATTTTATGACAttaccataaattaaaataaaaaaaattactttaaaagacACCGGATTATTATTTCTTGAGTCCCTTTTCT
Above is a genomic segment from Manduca sexta isolate Smith_Timp_Sample1 unplaced genomic scaffold, JHU_Msex_v1.0 HiC_scaffold_1883, whole genome shotgun sequence containing:
- the LOC115450228 gene encoding kunitz-type serine protease inhibitor homolog delta-dendrotoxin; its protein translation is MNKIFICLFLLGVVVASTMGASDCTLPLRKGPCQGRYHSYYFDVKSRQCKPFVYSGCGGNGNRFYSIDECEFACHYFMTLP